The following are encoded together in the Salinibacterium sp. UTAS2018 genome:
- a CDS encoding biotin transporter BioY: MIDLIFGPGLATSVVFITAAAAATAIAAQFVVPLDPVPITAQTLAVMIVGLSLGATRAALAMLLYALLGISGMPVFSNAQGGSEVLLGTGGGYIVGYICAAWVMGMLAERGWYKTFPQAAAAAALGSILIYALGMIGIARVFSATGRDFTVGTLFDIGVAPFIAGAIIKLTIAAALLSLTWKAVLRRRPRAAEFV, encoded by the coding sequence ATGATCGACCTGATTTTCGGTCCGGGCCTCGCGACGAGTGTGGTTTTTATCACCGCGGCAGCCGCTGCCACAGCAATTGCGGCGCAATTTGTGGTCCCGCTCGATCCGGTGCCGATCACCGCCCAGACGCTCGCGGTGATGATTGTCGGACTGAGCTTGGGAGCGACTCGTGCCGCACTGGCAATGCTTCTTTACGCACTACTGGGCATCAGCGGTATGCCCGTGTTCAGTAACGCGCAGGGAGGCAGCGAAGTGCTGTTGGGCACCGGAGGCGGCTACATTGTGGGCTATATCTGCGCGGCCTGGGTGATGGGCATGCTGGCAGAGCGCGGATGGTACAAAACATTCCCCCAAGCAGCTGCCGCTGCGGCACTCGGGAGCATTCTCATCTATGCGTTGGGCATGATCGGTATTGCCCGAGTCTTCTCGGCCACTGGCCGGGACTTCACCGTCGGCACCCTCTTCGACATCGGCGTCGCACCATTCATCGCTGGAGCAATCATTAAACTGACGATCGCCGCAGCGCTGCTCTCACTTACGTGGAAGGCAGTGCTGCGGCGACGGCCACGAGCGGCAGAATTTGTCTAG
- a CDS encoding metal-sulfur cluster assembly factor, producing MSTVLAPALFDEVEEALKDVVDPELGVNIVDLGLIYDLSWDPENNALIISMTLTSAGCPLTDVIEEQIAQSLDNVVEAFRINWVWMPPWGPEKITDDGRDMMRALGFSI from the coding sequence ATGTCTACCGTTCTGGCGCCCGCGCTCTTCGATGAAGTCGAAGAGGCCCTCAAAGATGTGGTTGACCCCGAGCTGGGTGTCAACATCGTCGATTTGGGACTCATCTACGATCTCAGCTGGGATCCCGAGAACAACGCCCTGATCATCAGCATGACGCTTACCTCAGCTGGCTGCCCGCTGACCGACGTGATCGAGGAGCAAATCGCTCAATCTCTCGACAACGTCGTGGAGGCTTTCCGCATCAACTGGGTGTGGATGCCGCCGTGGGGTCCCGAAAAAATCACTGACGACGGCCGCGACATGATGCGCGCCCTCGGCTTCTCAATCTAG
- the sufC gene encoding Fe-S cluster assembly ATPase SufC, translating into MSVLSVKDLHVSVETEQGTKQILKGVDLEIKQGETHAIMGPNGSGKSTLAYTVAGHPKYHVESGSITLDGAEVLDMSIDERARAGLFLAMQYPVEIPGVKVADFLRTAKTALAGEAPALRPWIKEVNGAMKALRMDKAFSDRNVNEGFSGGEKKRNEILQLELLKPGFAILDETDSGLDVDALKIVSEGVNRAQESTGLGLLLITHYTRILRYIKPDFVHVFVDGRVAEEGGPELADRLENEGYDRFLTDTSVA; encoded by the coding sequence ATGTCAGTACTGTCAGTAAAAGACTTGCACGTCAGTGTCGAAACCGAACAGGGCACGAAGCAGATCCTCAAGGGTGTTGACCTTGAGATCAAGCAGGGCGAAACTCACGCGATTATGGGCCCCAACGGCTCAGGTAAATCCACTCTCGCCTATACGGTTGCCGGCCACCCCAAGTACCACGTTGAGAGCGGTTCGATCACGCTTGATGGTGCCGAGGTTCTCGACATGAGCATCGATGAGCGCGCCCGCGCTGGCCTCTTTCTGGCCATGCAATATCCGGTAGAGATCCCCGGAGTCAAGGTCGCTGACTTCTTGCGTACCGCTAAGACTGCACTTGCCGGCGAAGCACCAGCGCTTCGTCCCTGGATCAAAGAAGTCAACGGCGCAATGAAAGCTCTCCGGATGGACAAGGCTTTCTCAGACCGCAACGTCAACGAGGGATTCTCTGGAGGAGAAAAAAAGCGCAACGAGATCCTTCAGCTTGAACTGCTCAAGCCTGGTTTCGCAATTCTCGACGAGACCGATTCAGGTCTCGACGTCGACGCACTCAAGATCGTTTCAGAGGGTGTCAATCGAGCTCAGGAGTCGACCGGACTCGGGCTTCTGCTGATCACTCACTACACGCGCATCCTTCGCTACATCAAGCCGGACTTCGTGCACGTGTTTGTTGATGGTCGTGTTGCAGAAGAGGGTGGCCCTGAACTCGCAGATCGTCTCGAGAACGAGGGTTACGATCGATTTTTGACCGACACGAGCGTGGCCTAA
- a CDS encoding non-heme iron oxygenase ferredoxin subunit, protein MTAHRVCGVEELELNKAYRVELDGTAICIVKDSAGAVHAIGDTCTHGDISLAEGFVEDGAIECWAHGSLFSLDTGKPLSLPAYEPVPVFVVKIDDDGGVHIDPADTVAIES, encoded by the coding sequence GTGACCGCGCATCGCGTCTGCGGCGTCGAGGAGCTGGAACTCAACAAGGCGTACCGGGTTGAGCTCGATGGCACTGCGATTTGTATCGTCAAGGACTCTGCCGGGGCGGTGCATGCGATCGGCGATACCTGCACCCACGGTGATATCTCGCTCGCTGAAGGCTTCGTTGAAGATGGCGCGATCGAGTGCTGGGCTCACGGCTCACTCTTCTCGCTCGATACCGGGAAGCCCTTGAGCTTGCCAGCCTATGAACCTGTACCGGTCTTTGTAGTGAAGATCGACGACGACGGAGGGGTTCATATCGATCCCGCGGACACCGTCGCCATCGAGAGCTAA
- the sufD gene encoding Fe-S cluster assembly protein SufD yields MTVVTPEQHGLTAHSDGGWDASDKGFVPLQTRSERPKSFAHGDFAAVNGLEAEWKLTPVKLVKPLIDDALDGSPYEIAIDAPQGATVEWVPRDDSRVASAGAPEERASANAWSTFEQALAITLTGEEHSTVRISRSALGATARGAHTVITARAHSNTTVIIESAGEALLSENVEVVVEEGATLNFVSVQDWAADAIHLSSHFVQVGRSATLKHTIVSLGGKVVRVNPSVHLSGEGADGELYGLYFADAGQHLEQRVYLHHQAAQTRGRVNYKGALQGEGARTVWVGDVLIGSGGAGTDSYEQNRNLVLTEGTRADSIPNLEIETGDIQGAGHASATGRFDDEQLFYLQARGISEAEARRLVVIGFLAEIVQKVGDEQLEARLTTAIESELQGIHS; encoded by the coding sequence ATGACCGTCGTCACACCAGAACAACACGGACTCACAGCTCACAGCGATGGTGGATGGGACGCAAGCGACAAAGGCTTCGTTCCCCTCCAGACTCGCTCAGAGCGCCCCAAGTCATTCGCACACGGCGATTTTGCAGCGGTCAACGGGCTAGAAGCAGAGTGGAAGCTGACTCCGGTCAAGCTTGTCAAGCCGCTGATCGATGATGCCCTCGACGGTTCACCGTACGAGATCGCCATCGACGCGCCCCAGGGAGCCACGGTGGAGTGGGTTCCACGGGACGACTCCCGGGTCGCTTCCGCCGGGGCCCCCGAAGAACGTGCTTCCGCTAACGCGTGGAGCACCTTCGAACAAGCGCTGGCGATCACCCTCACCGGCGAAGAGCACAGCACCGTGCGTATTTCGCGCTCAGCTCTCGGTGCGACCGCCCGCGGCGCTCACACCGTGATCACTGCCCGTGCGCACAGCAACACCACCGTGATCATCGAGTCCGCCGGCGAGGCACTCTTGAGCGAGAACGTCGAGGTTGTCGTCGAAGAAGGCGCAACTCTTAACTTCGTGAGTGTTCAGGACTGGGCGGCAGATGCTATCCACCTGTCAAGTCACTTCGTGCAAGTAGGACGCTCGGCCACGCTAAAGCACACGATCGTGTCGCTCGGTGGCAAAGTCGTTCGCGTCAACCCGTCAGTTCACTTGTCGGGGGAGGGCGCCGACGGCGAACTCTACGGGCTGTACTTCGCTGACGCGGGACAGCACCTCGAGCAGCGCGTCTACCTACACCACCAAGCGGCGCAAACTCGCGGCCGCGTAAACTACAAGGGCGCGCTTCAGGGCGAGGGCGCACGAACTGTGTGGGTCGGTGACGTATTGATCGGCAGCGGCGGTGCCGGCACCGACAGCTACGAGCAGAACCGAAACTTGGTGCTAACCGAGGGCACGCGCGCTGACTCAATCCCGAACCTTGAGATCGAAACTGGCGACATCCAGGGTGCTGGTCATGCCAGCGCTACCGGCCGTTTCGACGACGAGCAACTGTTCTACCTTCAGGCTCGCGGAATTTCTGAGGCAGAAGCACGGCGCCTCGTCGTCATCGGCTTCCTCGCAGAGATCGTGCAGAAGGTGGGCGACGAACAACTCGAGGCTCGACTGACTACAGCCATTGAATCTGAACTGCAAGGAATTCACTCGTGA
- the sufB gene encoding Fe-S cluster assembly protein SufB gives MSDVLIDRPELNGLGQYEFGWADSDVAGASARRGINEEVVRDISTLKNEPESMLKMRLKGLELFGRKPMPKWGADLSGIDFDNIKYFVRSTEKQAQTWEDLPADIRDTYEKLGIPEAERNRLVSGVAAQYESEVVFHSINAELEAKGVIFMDTDTALREHPEFFDEYFGSVIPAGDNKFAALNTAVWSGGSFVYVPKGVHVEIPLQAYFRINTENMGQFERTLIIADEGSYVHYIEGCTAPIYKSDSLHSAVVEIIVKKNARVRYTTIQNWSNNVYNLVTKRAIAHEGATMEWIDGNIGSKVTMKYPSIYLVGEHAKGETLSVAFAGPGQHQDAGAKMIHMAPYTTSSIVSKSVARGGGRAGYRGEVRVDEKAHHSANTVRCDALLVDTISRSDTYPAIDIRVDDVQLGHEATVSKVSAEQLFYLQSRGMEEDEAMAMIVRGFIEPIARELPMEYAFELNKLIELSMEGSVG, from the coding sequence ATGTCTGACGTGCTGATTGATCGTCCGGAACTCAACGGCTTAGGCCAGTACGAGTTTGGCTGGGCTGACTCCGACGTTGCAGGAGCCTCTGCACGACGGGGCATCAACGAAGAAGTCGTTCGCGACATCTCTACGCTCAAGAACGAGCCCGAATCCATGCTCAAAATGCGCCTTAAGGGCCTTGAGCTATTCGGCCGTAAACCCATGCCGAAGTGGGGTGCCGACCTGTCGGGCATCGACTTCGACAACATCAAATACTTCGTGCGCTCGACCGAGAAGCAAGCCCAGACCTGGGAAGACCTTCCGGCTGATATCCGCGATACTTACGAAAAGCTAGGAATTCCGGAAGCCGAGCGCAATCGCCTCGTTTCCGGTGTTGCCGCTCAGTACGAGTCAGAAGTCGTGTTCCACTCCATCAACGCTGAGCTTGAAGCTAAAGGCGTTATCTTCATGGATACCGACACGGCGCTCCGTGAGCACCCCGAGTTCTTCGACGAGTACTTCGGCTCCGTCATCCCCGCCGGCGACAACAAGTTCGCGGCCCTCAACACGGCCGTATGGTCGGGCGGTTCCTTCGTCTACGTCCCGAAGGGCGTTCACGTAGAAATCCCACTGCAGGCTTACTTCCGCATCAACACGGAAAACATGGGCCAGTTCGAGCGCACTCTGATCATCGCTGACGAGGGCTCTTACGTTCACTACATCGAGGGTTGCACCGCACCGATCTACAAGTCGGACTCCCTGCACTCCGCAGTCGTAGAGATCATCGTGAAGAAGAACGCTCGCGTTCGCTACACGACGATCCAGAACTGGTCGAACAACGTCTACAATCTCGTAACCAAGCGCGCAATCGCTCACGAGGGCGCCACCATGGAATGGATTGATGGCAACATCGGGTCCAAGGTCACCATGAAATACCCGTCGATCTACCTGGTGGGGGAGCACGCTAAGGGCGAGACTCTGTCCGTCGCGTTCGCTGGCCCCGGTCAGCACCAAGATGCCGGCGCCAAGATGATCCACATGGCTCCCTACACGACGTCGTCGATCGTTTCGAAGTCTGTCGCCCGTGGTGGAGGCCGAGCCGGTTACCGTGGAGAAGTCCGCGTTGACGAGAAGGCCCACCACTCGGCCAATACAGTGCGTTGTGACGCCCTGCTGGTCGACACTATCTCGCGCTCCGATACTTACCCTGCCATCGACATCCGAGTGGATGACGTACAGCTTGGGCACGAAGCTACGGTTTCGAAAGTCAGCGCTGAGCAGCTCTTTTATCTGCAGTCTCGCGGCATGGAAGAAGACGAAGCTATGGCGATGATCGTCCGCGGCTTCATCGAGCCCATCGCGCGCGAGCTGCCCATGGAGTATGCCTTCGAACTCAATAAGCTCATTGAACTGAGCATGGAAGGATCCGTCGGCTAA
- a CDS encoding heme A synthase, producing MKAVIARLPHSVDARVRFFAVTSLVIQILIVATGGAVRLTGSGLGCPTWPLCTDASLIATPEMGVHGAIEFGNRLLSIIVGFVAILMVLMVLRMRRERRDLMTLSLVILGGTVLQGLIGGLSVRVQLDPSIVGVHYAISAILVAVSAALVYRVWTGLRGPALSVPKPIAVLTHVTSLFVALTIVAGILTTGAGPHAGDDGTARNGLDAGILQHVHSWPGYALIAATLALVIVLARGHHRRIMDFAIILLILEIVQALIGIIQSRSGLPILLVGTHMVIACTIAAAMTAVVLSLRPSIAQQERDNATPAAR from the coding sequence GTGAAAGCCGTCATCGCACGATTGCCCCACTCTGTCGACGCTCGAGTGAGATTTTTTGCAGTCACTTCGCTCGTCATCCAAATCCTGATTGTGGCGACGGGCGGCGCGGTTCGCTTGACTGGTTCCGGGCTCGGATGTCCAACCTGGCCGCTCTGCACCGACGCGTCATTGATCGCGACGCCGGAAATGGGTGTTCATGGCGCTATTGAGTTCGGAAACCGTTTGCTCTCGATTATCGTGGGTTTCGTCGCGATCTTGATGGTGCTGATGGTTCTTCGCATGCGTCGCGAACGCCGCGACCTCATGACGCTGTCCCTCGTAATTTTGGGCGGAACCGTTCTCCAAGGGCTGATCGGCGGACTCTCCGTTCGTGTGCAGCTTGACCCGAGCATCGTGGGCGTGCACTACGCCATCTCAGCGATACTAGTTGCGGTAAGCGCAGCGCTTGTTTACCGCGTCTGGACAGGGCTCCGCGGGCCAGCACTCTCCGTGCCCAAGCCGATCGCGGTTCTCACCCACGTGACGAGTCTCTTCGTCGCGCTAACCATCGTGGCCGGCATCCTGACAACAGGCGCTGGTCCCCACGCTGGCGACGACGGCACGGCGCGAAATGGGCTCGACGCGGGCATCCTGCAGCACGTGCACAGCTGGCCGGGTTACGCGCTGATCGCCGCGACTCTCGCCCTCGTGATTGTGTTGGCTCGCGGCCACCACCGCCGCATCATGGATTTCGCAATCATTCTGCTGATCCTTGAGATCGTCCAAGCGCTCATCGGAATCATTCAGTCGCGCAGCGGGCTGCCGATTCTTCTCGTCGGCACGCACATGGTGATCGCATGCACGATCGCTGCAGCGATGACGGCAGTCGTGCTCTCACTACGGCCGAGCATCGCTCAGCAGGAGCGGGATAACGCCACGCCGGCTGCTCGCTAG
- a CDS encoding heme o synthase: protein MDVTLEAPTQQERIGFLRKIRAYVALTKPRVIELLLVTTVPVMVLAANGIPNLWLVLATLVGGILSASSANAFNCYIDRDIDRIMARTKNRPLVTGELSDREALMFAWISGVGSVVWLGVLTNWLAAALSLFAILFYVFVYTLLLKRRTPQNIIWGGIAGCMPVLIGWAAVTGDLSWSAFILFAVVFLWTPPHYWPLSMKYRADYQSVGVPMLAVVRGRAAVGLQVILYAWATVVCSLLLVPVAGMGILYTLVAALSGAWFIIESHRLYSTAIRHGEVKAMRVFHSSISYLTLVFLAVGIDPLLPF from the coding sequence ATGGATGTCACGTTAGAAGCCCCCACGCAGCAGGAACGCATCGGCTTCCTTCGTAAGATTCGCGCCTATGTCGCATTGACTAAACCGCGCGTAATCGAACTTCTTCTCGTTACCACCGTGCCCGTCATGGTTCTCGCGGCAAACGGGATCCCGAATCTCTGGCTCGTTCTCGCTACGCTCGTCGGCGGTATCCTGAGCGCCTCATCGGCGAACGCGTTCAATTGCTACATCGACCGCGATATCGACCGCATCATGGCCCGCACGAAGAATCGTCCGCTGGTCACCGGGGAACTCAGCGATCGCGAAGCGCTGATGTTTGCTTGGATCAGTGGTGTCGGCTCCGTAGTTTGGCTCGGCGTCCTTACCAATTGGCTGGCTGCTGCGCTCTCGCTCTTCGCCATTCTCTTCTACGTCTTCGTTTACACTCTGCTCTTGAAGCGCCGCACGCCGCAAAACATCATCTGGGGCGGAATCGCGGGATGCATGCCCGTGCTCATCGGTTGGGCCGCTGTGACCGGAGATCTCTCGTGGTCCGCATTCATTCTTTTCGCCGTCGTCTTCTTGTGGACGCCCCCGCACTACTGGCCGTTGTCGATGAAGTATCGCGCGGACTACCAGTCGGTTGGCGTTCCGATGCTGGCCGTCGTTCGCGGCCGCGCGGCCGTAGGGCTCCAAGTCATTCTTTACGCTTGGGCGACTGTCGTGTGCTCACTGCTGCTGGTACCAGTCGCGGGAATGGGAATCCTCTACACGCTCGTCGCTGCCCTGAGCGGTGCTTGGTTCATTATCGAATCGCACCGCCTCTACAGCACAGCGATTCGTCACGGCGAGGTCAAGGCCATGCGCGTGTTCCATAGCTCGATCAGCTATTTGACGCTGGTTTTCTTGGCCGTGGGCATCGACCCGCTGCTCCCGTTCTAG
- the tkt gene encoding transketolase — protein sequence MAAFQWDHIDNKAVDTARILAADAVEKVGNGHPGTAMSLAPAAYLLFQKVMRRDPSDDQWIGRDRFILSVGHSSLTQYVQLYLAGYGLELDDLKALRTWGSLTPGHPEFGHTKGVEITTGPLGQGIASSVGFAYAARYERGLFDPEAAAGTSPFDHFVYVIAGDGDLQEGVSAEASSLAGHQQLGNLIAIYDSNQISIEDDTNIAFTENVQMRYEAYNWHVQVVDWKKTGEYVEDVEALNAAIETAQAVTDQPSLIILRTIIGWPAPTKQNTGKIHGSALGADELAATKVAMGLDPAQSFVVDDDVIAHTRSAVERGKQQRAEWTESFDKWAEANPERKTLLDRVLSGALPEGIDDALPQFEAGKDVSTRAASGKVLGAIGSVMPELWGGSSDLAESNLTTIAGGQSFIPAEHSTGEWSGNEYGRVLHFGIREHAMGAIINGIVLHGNTRAFGGTFLIFSDYMRPAVRLAALMAVPSIFVWTHDSIALGEDGPTHQPIEQLASLRMIPGMDVVRPADANETAWAWKTILERRNGPAGIALTRQNVPTFERGDDAASGETFASASNVAKGAYVLAEAPNGTPDVILIATGSEVQLAVEARETLKADGINARVVSAPSLEWFAEQSEEYRESVLPSTVRARVSVEAGVSTGWREYVGDAGRSISIDHFGASADYKTLFREFGITTEAVVAAARDSLDAV from the coding sequence ATGGCAGCTTTTCAATGGGATCACATCGACAACAAAGCGGTAGATACCGCTCGAATTCTGGCGGCTGATGCTGTTGAGAAGGTAGGTAACGGGCATCCCGGTACCGCGATGAGCCTGGCGCCTGCAGCGTACTTGCTCTTTCAGAAAGTCATGCGTCGCGATCCAAGCGACGACCAGTGGATCGGCCGCGACCGATTCATCCTCTCCGTGGGCCACAGCTCACTCACTCAGTACGTTCAGTTGTACTTGGCCGGATATGGTCTCGAACTTGACGACCTCAAGGCGCTTCGCACCTGGGGCTCGCTCACGCCAGGTCACCCGGAATTCGGGCACACCAAGGGTGTTGAGATCACTACTGGTCCTCTTGGCCAGGGCATTGCCTCCTCCGTGGGCTTCGCCTACGCGGCGCGTTACGAGCGCGGACTGTTCGACCCCGAGGCCGCGGCGGGCACAAGCCCCTTCGATCACTTCGTCTACGTCATTGCGGGCGATGGCGACCTGCAAGAGGGCGTTTCCGCCGAAGCGTCGTCGCTCGCCGGTCACCAGCAGCTCGGCAACCTCATCGCGATCTACGACAGCAACCAGATCTCGATCGAAGACGACACCAACATCGCGTTCACTGAAAACGTTCAGATGCGCTACGAGGCCTACAACTGGCACGTTCAGGTCGTCGACTGGAAGAAGACTGGCGAATACGTCGAAGACGTAGAAGCGCTCAATGCGGCGATTGAAACTGCCCAAGCAGTCACTGATCAGCCTTCGCTGATCATCCTTCGCACCATCATCGGATGGCCAGCCCCCACCAAACAGAACACGGGAAAGATTCACGGCTCCGCTTTGGGCGCTGATGAACTGGCCGCAACGAAGGTTGCGATGGGTCTCGATCCAGCACAGAGCTTCGTCGTGGATGACGACGTCATCGCTCACACGCGTTCGGCGGTTGAGCGCGGCAAGCAGCAGCGTGCTGAGTGGACCGAAAGCTTCGACAAGTGGGCTGAGGCGAATCCTGAGCGCAAGACACTGCTCGATCGCGTGCTCTCCGGGGCTCTTCCCGAGGGCATCGATGATGCACTACCCCAGTTCGAAGCTGGCAAGGACGTATCTACTCGCGCTGCGAGCGGCAAGGTACTGGGCGCTATCGGATCCGTTATGCCCGAACTCTGGGGTGGCTCCTCTGACCTCGCAGAATCGAACCTCACCACGATTGCTGGCGGACAGTCCTTCATCCCGGCTGAGCACTCCACCGGCGAATGGAGTGGAAACGAGTACGGTCGCGTACTCCACTTCGGTATTCGCGAGCACGCCATGGGCGCAATCATTAACGGCATCGTGCTGCACGGAAACACCCGTGCATTCGGCGGTACCTTCCTCATCTTTAGCGACTACATGCGTCCCGCAGTGCGTCTTGCTGCTCTGATGGCAGTGCCGTCGATCTTTGTCTGGACCCACGACTCCATCGCTCTGGGTGAAGATGGGCCGACTCACCAGCCGATTGAACAGCTGGCAAGCCTGCGCATGATCCCGGGTATGGATGTCGTACGCCCGGCCGACGCAAACGAAACGGCGTGGGCGTGGAAGACGATCCTTGAGCGCCGTAACGGCCCCGCTGGTATCGCGCTTACTCGCCAAAACGTACCGACGTTTGAACGCGGAGATGACGCAGCTAGCGGCGAGACGTTCGCTTCGGCCTCTAACGTGGCCAAGGGAGCGTATGTGCTCGCTGAAGCTCCGAACGGAACGCCCGACGTGATCCTGATCGCGACCGGTTCTGAGGTTCAGCTCGCCGTTGAAGCGCGCGAGACACTCAAGGCTGACGGAATCAATGCTCGCGTTGTGTCGGCGCCGAGCCTTGAGTGGTTCGCAGAGCAGTCTGAGGAATACCGCGAGTCTGTTTTGCCTTCTACTGTTCGCGCACGCGTGTCAGTCGAAGCGGGAGTTTCCACCGGATGGCGCGAGTATGTAGGCGACGCCGGTCGCAGCATCTCGATCGACCACTTCGGCGCATCCGCTGATTACAAGACGCTTTTCCGTGAGTTTGGCATCACTACCGAGGCCGTTGTGGCCGCCGCACGCGATTCACTGGATGCCGTTTAG
- the tal gene encoding transaldolase: MTNETPTAALSDLGVSIWLDDLSRERINSGGLQELMASHSVVGITTNPTIFATALAKGEAYDEQVAALASTGTNVTDAVFEITTDDVAAASDIFRPVYDATAGRDGRVSIEVEPGLAHDAAGTTAQAQQLWAKVARENAMIKIPATVEGLEAITATIAAGISVNVTLIFSLARHRDVIEAYLTGLEQAQAAGHDLSKIHSVASFFVSRVDTEIDKRLDALGTDEAVALKSKAGVANARLAYQLFENAFASERAQALITAGANKQRPLWASTGVKDPSLPDTLYVTELAVGDTVNTMPEKTLEATFDHGIIAGEQVTMNYEAARTTLDALAALGVSYDEVTALLEKEGVEKFIVSWNELLDTVSAALEAAK; encoded by the coding sequence ATGACCAACGAAACCCCCACCGCAGCGCTCTCCGACCTCGGAGTGAGCATCTGGCTCGACGACCTTTCCCGCGAACGCATCAACTCTGGCGGACTGCAGGAGCTCATGGCATCACACAGTGTCGTCGGCATCACCACAAACCCTACGATCTTCGCTACGGCGTTGGCTAAGGGCGAGGCCTATGACGAGCAGGTAGCGGCGCTCGCGTCCACTGGAACGAATGTGACGGATGCCGTCTTCGAGATCACCACAGACGATGTTGCTGCTGCCAGCGATATCTTCCGCCCGGTCTACGATGCGACCGCAGGTCGCGACGGTCGCGTGTCGATCGAAGTTGAGCCTGGGCTGGCGCACGATGCCGCCGGCACGACTGCGCAGGCACAGCAGCTTTGGGCGAAGGTAGCCCGCGAGAACGCCATGATCAAGATCCCGGCAACGGTTGAGGGCCTTGAAGCGATCACCGCGACGATTGCTGCAGGTATTAGTGTCAACGTCACGTTGATCTTCAGCCTGGCGCGTCATCGTGATGTCATCGAGGCCTACCTCACAGGTCTCGAGCAGGCGCAAGCCGCCGGGCACGATCTCTCGAAGATTCACTCGGTCGCGTCTTTCTTCGTCTCGCGCGTGGACACTGAAATTGACAAGCGTCTTGATGCGCTTGGCACTGATGAAGCTGTGGCCCTCAAGAGCAAGGCTGGCGTTGCGAACGCTCGCCTTGCCTACCAGCTCTTCGAGAACGCTTTTGCTAGCGAGCGCGCACAGGCGCTCATCACAGCGGGCGCTAACAAGCAGCGCCCGCTGTGGGCATCCACCGGCGTCAAGGACCCCAGCCTTCCCGACACTCTCTACGTGACGGAACTCGCGGTCGGCGACACCGTAAACACGATGCCCGAGAAGACTCTGGAAGCGACATTCGATCACGGCATTATTGCCGGTGAGCAAGTGACAATGAACTACGAGGCGGCGAGAACCACTTTGGACGCTCTTGCAGCGCTGGGAGTCTCCTACGACGAGGTCACCGCGCTTCTCGAGAAGGAGGGCGTTGAGAAGTTCATCGTCTCCTGGAACGAGCTCCTTGACACGGTATCCGCAGCGCTAGAGGCCGCAAAATGA